DNA sequence from the Oryza brachyantha chromosome 5, ObraRS2, whole genome shotgun sequence genome:
ACAGTATACCTTCGTGTGCGATATGCCGGCACTGGTACATATAAAAAGCTAAAATCAATCGCATGATCGATTAATCAATTAAGTAGACAATAGTTACCTAGCTCTACAATGGTTGATGctttacattttctttttccttctctttttctttctcgtcACTTTATTTGCTGGATCCACGGCTAGCTCATTCTCACGGCTACTGCTTGAAGCCAGAGTAGAGATTCTCCCTGTGTAGCTCCTGTCCGTCGTCATAGGTAAGATACCTTGGCTATCATGAGCTTGCCTCCCACTTATCAACATTATCAGCTAGTTGCATACTttaattatatactcccttcattttataatgtaaaactttttaataaatctagacacatatataaattatatacattaatcaattaataaatttagccaggctaaaaagtcttacaatataaaacagagataaTACTAGTTAACTAACACCTCGATATGTAGGAGATGATGGTGATTATACCATATACCATAGATTACCTAATCAATCATGTTTAGAAATATCATGATACCGACTAGTATCAGGTAGTAGTAACATGTATCGGTCTAGTACCAATATGTATCATCTTGTACTGATGGGTATCAGATATGATATTGATCGATATTACTGGATACCGATGAGGTACCATATATGTTACTGAAAAGTATTAGTCAATACTTATTAATAATGTATCATATCTGATACCAACGAAATACCATATCTGGTATCTACCTGGTATCATTCTTTACAAGTGCGATACCATACACATCTCCCATAAAAAAAGTGAGAGAGTACATTAAgataaaatgagaaataaCTAACAGAACATGTTGTAGtagtgataaaaatatttatgttttgacAACATCTCTAAGAGAATGGCCATTTCACTTATCATACTTAAATCtgataattttacataaaaaatattcttcaaGAGAGTGGCTATTTGACTTGCCATGTCATTTAAATGGCTAAACTTGAGTCTTCAATGACCAAATCTAGCAACTTATTTTTCCCACTAGCAAAATTGATATCCATAGTCCCACATGGGTGGGACCCTTGTCATCCTCTTCTTATCAGGATTTTGAAAGTAGGGACAGAGAGTATCCTGAAGATGCTCTCAGAATTCGAGTTgccaaaaccaaaataaataactaaattttaatttaaggagttaaaatttagccattctctTGAAaatgctctgataccattcaAATATCGCGAATACTTACAACTTACAAAAAAGAGGGTGTACTGTACCAGTTACTACTTAAATTACTAGCGACGTCCTACTGCTAGCTATTAACATGCAGCACATGCAACAAAAATCTAATCCCAAACGGAATCGATTCATCAATTCGATTCAGCACATTGTCCGTTCCCGGTCTGGATCCGACTCCGATCCGAATTGGACCCATCCCAATCGGTTTGGACTCTGGACTCGCTCCCATTACAAGTAGCCACTCACCCGCGCTGCTGCTCTCCAaaccaagaaaagaaaaaggaattcAATTCGTACGTCCTTCACTGAGCCTACCGTAGTGTGCACCATGCCGATCTCCGGTGactgcgtcgtcgtcgacatcgacgccggcgacggcaaggccaccgccgccgcgccgccggtgccctACGTGCTGTCCTTCACGGACCTCTCCTACAGCGTCAGGaagcgcggcgccggcgggctgATGCAATGCCTGCCGTCGCGCCCGAGCAACCGCCTGGCGtccgccgacgcgccgcccgccgggcCGACCAAGGCGCTGCTCGACGGCGTCTCCGGCGaggcgcgcgacggcgagctgcTGGCCGTCATGGGCGCCAGCGGGTCCGGCAAGTCCACGCTGCTCGACGCGCTCGCGGGGCGCATCGCGCGGGAGAGCCTCCGTGGCAGGGTGGGGCTCAACGGCGAGGCGCTCCACGGCCGCCGGCTCCGGGCCATCTCCGCCTACGTCATGCAGGACGACCTGCTGTACCCGATGCTCACCGTGCGGGAGACGCTGCTCTTCGCCGCCGAGTTccgcctcccgcgcgcgctcccgccggACAGGAAGCGCGCCCGCGTCGACGCGCTCATTGACCAGCTcggcctcgcccgcgccgcggacACCATAATCGGCGACGAGGGCCACCGCGGCGTGTCCGGCggggagcgccgccgcgtctccaTCGGCACGGACATCATCCACGACCCGATCCTGCTGTTCCTCGACGAGCCCACCTCCGGGCTCGACTCGGCGAGCGCCTTCATGGTGGTGCAGGTGCTCCGCCGCATCGCGCAGAGCGGGAGCGTCGTCATCATGACCATCCACCAGCCCAGCGCGCGCATCCTCGGCATCCTCGaccgcctcctcttcctctcccgtGGCCGCACCGTCTACGCCGGCACGCCGGCTGAGCTCAAGCGCTTCTTCTGCGAGTTCGGCGCGCCCGTCCCGGACAACGAGAACCCGGCCGAGTTCGCGCTCGACACCATCCGTGAGCTCGAGAACCagctcgacggcgccgccatgCTTGTACAATTCAACTCGAGGTGGCAAGAGGCATCGCGCTGCGCTCTGCCGGCAGCCGGCAAGGACAGTAAGCTCATGTGCACAATGCCGCTCGAGCTCGCCATCGCGGAGAGCGTGTCAAGAGGGAAGCTGGTCGCCGGGAGCGGCTCGGGGacggcgtcgtcgacgtcgatgCCGACGTACGCGAACCCGCTGTTCGTGGAGGTGTGGGTGCTGATGAAGCGGGCGTTCACCAACACGAGGCGCATGCCGGAGCTCTTCGTGATGCGGCTCGGCACGATCATGGTGACGGGGTTCATCCTGGCCACCATCTTCTGGCGCCTCGACGACACGCCCAAGGGGGTCCAGGAGCGCCTCGGCTTCTTCGCCATGGCCATGTCCACCATGTTCTACGTTTGCGCCGACGCGCTGCCGGTGTTCGTCCAGGAGCGCCACATCTACCTCCGGGAGACGGCGCACAACGCGTACCGCCGCCTGTCCTACGTGATCGccaacgccgtcgtcgcgtTCCCGCCGCTGGTGGTGCTGTCGCTGGCGTTCGCGGTGACCACGTTCTTCGCcgtcggcctcggcggcggcggcggcgccttccTGTTCTTCGTGCTGATCATCCTGGCGTCGTTCTGGGCGGGGAGCGGGTTCGTGACCTTCCTCTCCGCCGTGGTGCCGCACGTGATGCTCGGGTacacggtggtggtggccatcCTCGCCtacttcctcctcttctccggcTTCTTCATCAACCGCGACCGCATCCCGGACTACTGGATCTGGTTCCACTACCTCTCGCTGGTGAAGTACCCGTACCAGGCGGTGCTCCAGAACGAGTTCCGGGACGCGACGCGGTGCTTCGCGCGCGGCGTGGAGATGTTCGACGGCACGCCGATCGGCTCCATGCCGGTGGCCGTCAAGCTGAAGGTGCTCGGCGCCATCGGCCGGACGCTGGACGCCGAGCTGACGGCGGAGAGCTGCGTGGTGACCGGCGCCGACGTGCTGGCGCAGCAGGCCGTGCTGGACGTGGGGCGATGGAAGTGTCTGCTGGTCACCGTAGCGTTTGGGTTTCTGTTCCGTTTTCTGTTTTATGTCGTGCTGCTCGTTGGGAGCAAAAACAAGAGGCGATGAGCCATTTTGGTGGCAAATTTGTGTAATCTTTATATTCATATAGTTGAAGTGTGTTAGATTATTCGATCAAATTTGACTATAAAGATCAACTTTTGGCTACACCACTTATATTTGACATGGCAAGGGTTTGGCCACGCTGGTTAGATTGGTATGGCAAGACAGTATGGTCACATCCGGTTCTCATGGTGTGGAATTGTACGTGGAGACGGGATGATAGTgaccaaaagattcatctgaGATGATTCTAgcattagttttaatattagaaataaaaaggttaataaaataattaaaaatcattttgattccttcaataaaaaaaggaaaaaccatGGTACGTACGCTGCAATGTTGCATTCTGCCTTCTTGTTAGATGGAAGCTTCTTGCTTTCTCTGTTATATGGTTATGATTTATATGCGGGTCAtgttttccttctcttttcgaacgaaaaaaccaaacgatatatttacaaataaataataatttataaataaaaattttatatacatgtttttaacgatctaaaagctaaggctgaaaaataaattatggtgaaaaaatccctaaaatcaactctaaatttaagactgaaaaattaatttttggtatataagtataagtaaaagcgaaaagacgggGATAATAGTTCGTATAACTTTACTGCATCGTCTTTTGTGTGCAATTACATATCAGTGCAACAATCACGAGTTAACAAACTCTTCTGATACAATTCACGAGTTAAACTTAATTTGATTCCTTTTCAAGTTTTAACAGAGGAGATTGACTTATTGTCACATTGGAGCGGCCAATATTGACATATGTGGACCTTCTTCTCCACCCGACTGGTTACTACAGCAAATGCTCAAATCGTTCTGATATGAACAGGAGTGTGAGATGAAGATAACTATAATTTAAGAGAGAAGTTTTCACCTGACTAACCGTACTGAGACATTATTATGTTATGCCTTAGCAATCTATACACGTCTCTTTAGGTTAATGATCTTGCCGGTGCATATCAAACTTATTCATTAAGCAAATCgataaacaaaaaagaacaaaagcaACATAGAttgcaaatttgaaattaaagcTCAAGATGTATTGAAACACTTGACAATGTGAGGGTTTGAAAACAAAGTAACTAGGCGGTATAGCTGACACGCATAGATACAAAGCAAAAAAGCAATAGCTAAACTTTAATCCAAATAAAACCCATAAAATAAGGTGTACCTAGTTATTAAAAGACGTGGAAGAGCTCACATTAGGTCATAGGGTTATTCTCCACCTAGTTAATGTGTATACAACATGGGATCCACTTGCCACTTGGGCTGGGTCCTAGACAAATTGAAGTTATAAGCCAACAGTCCTAAGACAAGTGCCACATAAACTTGTTCATTTGTTTCTGGCCGACTCAAATAGATTCTAATGATGATACTGGATAAGTTGGAAATATGACTCTAATATCTCTCTATCAAATACTCGTATGCCTAAAACAGAGCTCATATGCAAATCTGGTGTTCGTTTGAATTCAGCATTGGCTTCGGACGCCGAACTAAATACCAGAACTTTG
Encoded proteins:
- the LOC102718366 gene encoding ABC transporter G family member 1-like, which translates into the protein MPISGDCVVVDIDAGDGKATAAAPPVPYVLSFTDLSYSVRKRGAGGLMQCLPSRPSNRLASADAPPAGPTKALLDGVSGEARDGELLAVMGASGSGKSTLLDALAGRIARESLRGRVGLNGEALHGRRLRAISAYVMQDDLLYPMLTVRETLLFAAEFRLPRALPPDRKRARVDALIDQLGLARAADTIIGDEGHRGVSGGERRRVSIGTDIIHDPILLFLDEPTSGLDSASAFMVVQVLRRIAQSGSVVIMTIHQPSARILGILDRLLFLSRGRTVYAGTPAELKRFFCEFGAPVPDNENPAEFALDTIRELENQLDGAAMLVQFNSRWQEASRCALPAAGKDSKLMCTMPLELAIAESVSRGKLVAGSGSGTASSTSMPTYANPLFVEVWVLMKRAFTNTRRMPELFVMRLGTIMVTGFILATIFWRLDDTPKGVQERLGFFAMAMSTMFYVCADALPVFVQERHIYLRETAHNAYRRLSYVIANAVVAFPPLVVLSLAFAVTTFFAVGLGGGGGAFLFFVLIILASFWAGSGFVTFLSAVVPHVMLGYTVVVAILAYFLLFSGFFINRDRIPDYWIWFHYLSLVKYPYQAVLQNEFRDATRCFARGVEMFDGTPIGSMPVAVKLKVLGAIGRTLDAELTAESCVVTGADVLAQQAVLDVGRWKCLLVTVAFGFLFRFLFYVVLLVGSKNKRR